From the genome of Gracilimonas sp., one region includes:
- a CDS encoding DUF6588 family protein has protein sequence MFNNFKKIIKGLCALSVISLATVGNVQAQLGDAGAILRGGAADANILMENFLAPYTKGFGADLNTGWFNTAKAHPTLGFDISLNVSAAVIPSSDKMFDVTALNLSQLELTSGSAETPTIAGDKSTNTTMGVYLENPQTGQEELVTEFGLPGGTGFAYAPAPMVQASIGIIKDTDLTIRFVPEFTAPVVDAGVGMFGIGVKHGINQWLPGGKLLPVDLSVQVGYTKFDANANFNVDPEVPQGGNAEIENTFPASTWDDQSIELETTATTFNAIVGKTLPFISVYGGLGYETSKTTLATPGMYPITSFNPDYPNDPVNEKEKRIEAIEAPIDLEIKGDNKIRAFAGLRLSLAIFRISASYTQSAYSAFNVGVGFGLR, from the coding sequence ATGTTTAATAATTTCAAAAAAATAATCAAAGGCTTATGTGCCTTATCTGTCATAAGCCTAGCTACAGTCGGGAATGTACAAGCACAACTCGGGGATGCAGGTGCTATTTTAAGAGGTGGTGCTGCAGATGCCAATATCTTAATGGAAAACTTCCTCGCTCCTTACACAAAAGGTTTTGGGGCAGATTTAAACACTGGTTGGTTTAATACGGCTAAAGCACACCCAACCTTAGGATTTGATATCAGTTTAAACGTATCAGCGGCAGTAATTCCATCAAGTGACAAGATGTTTGATGTAACTGCTTTGAATTTAAGCCAACTGGAGCTCACTTCCGGTAGTGCAGAGACACCCACTATTGCTGGTGATAAGAGCACGAACACCACTATGGGTGTATATCTGGAAAACCCACAAACCGGACAAGAAGAGCTGGTAACAGAATTTGGCTTACCTGGTGGCACTGGTTTTGCTTACGCTCCAGCCCCTATGGTACAAGCCAGTATTGGGATTATCAAAGACACAGACCTTACTATAAGATTTGTACCTGAATTTACCGCCCCTGTTGTAGATGCTGGTGTTGGAATGTTTGGAATTGGAGTTAAGCATGGCATTAACCAATGGTTGCCTGGTGGAAAACTCCTTCCAGTAGACCTTTCGGTACAAGTTGGTTATACAAAGTTCGATGCCAACGCCAATTTCAATGTAGATCCAGAAGTTCCTCAGGGTGGAAATGCAGAAATTGAAAATACTTTCCCCGCTTCAACCTGGGACGACCAAAGCATAGAGCTTGAAACAACGGCTACTACCTTTAATGCTATTGTAGGAAAAACACTTCCATTTATCTCCGTATATGGTGGATTGGGATATGAGACTTCAAAAACTACGTTAGCTACACCCGGAATGTATCCTATCACTTCATTCAATCCTGATTATCCAAATGATCCGGTTAATGAGAAAGAAAAAAGAATTGAAGCAATTGAAGCTCCAATCGATTTAGAGATTAAAGGTGACAATAAAATCCGTGCATTTGCCGGTTTAAGACTTAGCCTTGCAATCTTTAGAATTTCAGCCAGCTATACACAATCTGCATACTCTGCATTTAATGTAGGTGTAGGTTTTGGCTTGAGATAA
- the rsgA gene encoding ribosome small subunit-dependent GTPase A: MQKGRVIQSTGSWYHVDTGDEIIESRLPGRFRLSEKEVTNPIAVGDWVEFELNDDGTGNIEEIHDRDNYITRQATHGKKGEQILVANLDQACVVQSIKKPKLKEGFIDRFLVTCEAYEVKPVIILNKIDLAKSGGLEFAEELSDLYTELGYTFLITSIKDESSLQKLKKLLKNKTSAFIGPSGVGKTSLVNAIDPSYDLKVKEISDFSNKGKHTTTFAQLIPLNFGGYIADTPGIREFGLVNIEPWELSLFFPEMLEPRQTCQFSNCTHAHEPKCGVAQAFEEGKIAASRYNSYLNMLESL; the protein is encoded by the coding sequence ATGCAAAAAGGACGAGTCATACAATCTACCGGCAGCTGGTACCATGTGGATACCGGAGATGAGATTATAGAATCACGCCTCCCGGGGCGCTTTCGATTAAGTGAAAAAGAAGTAACCAATCCCATTGCCGTTGGTGACTGGGTTGAGTTTGAGCTTAACGATGACGGAACCGGTAATATTGAGGAGATCCATGACCGGGACAACTACATCACCCGTCAGGCTACTCATGGTAAAAAAGGCGAACAGATACTGGTTGCAAACCTGGATCAGGCATGTGTTGTGCAGTCCATTAAAAAGCCAAAACTAAAGGAAGGCTTTATAGATCGCTTTTTGGTTACTTGCGAAGCTTATGAAGTAAAACCGGTTATTATTTTGAATAAAATTGATTTAGCCAAAAGTGGCGGGCTCGAATTTGCGGAAGAACTCTCAGATTTATACACAGAATTGGGTTATACTTTTTTAATTACCAGTATTAAAGATGAAAGCTCCCTGCAAAAGTTAAAAAAGCTTCTCAAGAACAAAACATCAGCTTTTATTGGTCCCTCTGGTGTAGGTAAAACAAGTTTGGTAAATGCTATTGATCCCTCCTATGACTTAAAGGTGAAAGAGATTTCTGACTTTTCAAACAAAGGAAAGCACACCACTACTTTTGCTCAGCTTATTCCTCTTAATTTTGGCGGATATATAGCTGATACACCTGGTATCCGCGAATTTGGGTTGGTGAATATCGAACCCTGGGAATTATCTTTGTTTTTTCCCGAGATGCTGGAACCCAGACAGACGTGTCAGTTCAGCAACTGCACGCACGCTCATGAACCGAAATGCGGTGTAGCCCAGGCATTTGAGGAAGGTAAGATAGCAGCCAGCCGGTATAATTCGTATCTGAACATGCTGGAATCCCTTTAA
- a CDS encoding DUF6122 family protein, translated as MVLSKDEDPVYHYLGFHSYTFLMLHILLHFIIPLIVAWVFFRKKWKSAFLILIATMIVDVDHLLANTVYDPNRCSIGFHPLHTVWAILFYMSMFMVPFFLKSKKLSEKAGKWNHWIQVAGLGLLIHMALDGLDCFI; from the coding sequence ATGGTTTTATCAAAAGATGAAGATCCCGTATATCACTATCTTGGTTTTCACTCATATACTTTTTTAATGCTGCACATACTTCTTCATTTTATTATTCCGCTGATTGTTGCTTGGGTATTCTTTCGTAAGAAGTGGAAATCGGCTTTTCTTATTCTGATAGCAACAATGATCGTAGATGTGGATCATTTATTAGCGAATACCGTGTATGATCCGAACCGGTGTTCGATCGGTTTTCACCCTCTACATACGGTTTGGGCAATATTGTTCTACATGTCAATGTTCATGGTTCCTTTCTTTTTGAAGTCTAAAAAGCTTTCGGAAAAAGCGGGGAAGTGGAATCATTGGATACAGGTGGCAGGGCTAGGGCTACTTATTCATATGGCACTTGATGGGCTGGATTGCTTTATATGA
- the lon gene encoding endopeptidase La: protein MKQRFDFFENFDQSDDNFDDFEQAIPLMSEEEEKELTEAEIPDSLPILPLKNTVLFPGVVVPITVGRDRSLALVKEAYDGDKTIGVVTQKNEDIEEPEYKDLHKIGTVAQILKLIKMPDGSKSIVIQGKSNFKVKKFTQSSPYFKADVEPYSKEMDIEGLELDASVRNIKETATKIINMSPNIPSEASIAVNNINSPTFLLNFISSNLNVSISDKQSLLEIRKFSENLDKVMEFLEKEVQVLDMSEKIRTKVKSDIDDQQREFYLRQQMKAIQEELGEDAEQQDIEKLRDKLNAKKLPDEARETAEKELQRLEMTPNASPNYGIIYSYVEWILDLPWEEFSEDKLDLEYARKVLDEDHYGLEKVKKRIVEYLAVLKLKQDMKAPILCFYGPPGVGKTSLGKSIARALNREFERFSLGGIRDEAEVRGHRRTYIGALPGRIIRAMKKAGKGNPVIMLDEIDKVGADYRGDPTSALLEVLDPEQNDTFTDNYLELEYDLSKVMFIATANSLDTIPAPLKDRMEIINISGYTLEEKTQIAKKYLIPKQIEENGLKKEQISFTDESIERLIDQYTRESGVRNLERQIAGCCRGVAAKIASGEIEEFDVEADDVEEFLGKRKFFSDAAERTTVPGVATGMAWTPYGGDILFIEASVSKGSGKLNITGQLGDVMKESAMLAVSYLKAHSEEIGIPEEAFKYWDLHVHVPAGAVPKDGPSAGVSLMSAIASIFTQRKVKGTIALTGEITLRGLVLPVGGIKEKVLAAKRAGIKKVLLPKKNEKDVAEIEEEVLGDLEVEYLERMDPLLDIILEDEPVQDASDFFKVSEAHKASVTGKNGKMPAKDVDVVSRDDD from the coding sequence ATGAAACAGCGCTTTGATTTTTTTGAGAACTTCGACCAGTCTGACGATAATTTTGATGACTTTGAGCAGGCTATACCTCTGATGTCGGAAGAGGAAGAAAAAGAACTGACGGAAGCCGAAATCCCCGATTCCCTACCTATTCTCCCTTTAAAGAACACTGTATTATTTCCTGGGGTTGTTGTGCCTATCACTGTTGGCCGAGACCGTTCTCTGGCTTTGGTTAAAGAAGCCTATGATGGGGACAAAACAATTGGTGTTGTCACACAAAAGAATGAGGACATTGAAGAACCAGAGTACAAGGATCTTCATAAGATTGGAACCGTTGCCCAAATTCTGAAGCTTATTAAAATGCCCGATGGCAGTAAAAGCATCGTAATTCAGGGCAAATCCAATTTTAAGGTTAAAAAATTCACTCAAAGCTCCCCCTACTTTAAGGCAGATGTAGAACCTTACAGTAAAGAAATGGATATCGAAGGACTGGAGCTGGATGCTTCGGTTCGAAACATAAAAGAAACGGCTACCAAGATTATCAACATGTCTCCGAATATTCCTTCTGAGGCATCTATAGCGGTCAACAACATCAACAGCCCTACCTTCCTGTTGAACTTCATTTCTTCCAATTTGAATGTATCCATATCAGATAAGCAGTCACTGCTGGAGATTCGTAAGTTTTCTGAGAATCTTGATAAGGTTATGGAATTCCTCGAGAAGGAAGTTCAGGTGCTGGATATGAGTGAGAAAATCCGTACTAAAGTAAAATCGGATATTGACGATCAGCAGAGGGAGTTCTACCTCCGCCAACAAATGAAGGCGATTCAGGAAGAGCTGGGTGAAGATGCTGAACAACAGGATATCGAAAAGCTTCGGGACAAACTTAACGCTAAAAAACTTCCAGACGAAGCCAGAGAAACTGCTGAAAAAGAATTGCAGCGATTGGAGATGACTCCAAATGCATCCCCTAACTATGGTATAATCTATAGTTATGTGGAATGGATTTTAGATCTACCCTGGGAAGAATTTTCTGAAGACAAGCTTGATCTTGAATACGCCCGTAAAGTGCTGGATGAGGATCATTACGGACTCGAGAAAGTTAAGAAACGTATTGTCGAATACCTGGCTGTGTTAAAGCTAAAACAAGACATGAAAGCCCCTATTCTTTGTTTTTACGGCCCTCCGGGTGTCGGTAAAACCAGTTTAGGTAAATCCATTGCAAGAGCGTTAAATCGAGAATTTGAGCGATTTAGTTTAGGTGGAATTCGTGATGAAGCCGAAGTTAGGGGTCACCGCAGAACCTACATTGGGGCTCTCCCCGGACGAATTATCCGGGCCATGAAGAAAGCCGGGAAAGGAAATCCGGTTATTATGCTGGATGAAATTGATAAAGTTGGTGCCGATTACAGAGGCGACCCTACATCTGCCTTGCTTGAGGTACTTGACCCTGAACAAAATGATACATTTACTGACAATTACCTCGAGCTCGAATATGACCTGTCTAAGGTGATGTTCATTGCTACGGCAAATTCTCTGGATACCATTCCGGCTCCGCTAAAAGATCGTATGGAAATCATCAATATTAGTGGATACACGCTGGAAGAAAAAACACAGATTGCCAAAAAGTATCTGATACCCAAGCAAATTGAAGAAAATGGACTCAAGAAAGAGCAGATTTCTTTCACTGATGAGTCAATAGAGCGTCTCATCGATCAATATACCCGTGAATCCGGGGTACGTAACCTGGAGCGACAAATCGCTGGTTGTTGCCGTGGTGTAGCTGCCAAAATAGCTTCTGGTGAAATCGAAGAATTTGATGTTGAAGCGGATGATGTAGAAGAATTTCTTGGCAAACGAAAATTCTTTAGTGATGCAGCAGAACGAACTACAGTCCCTGGCGTTGCTACCGGGATGGCCTGGACACCATACGGTGGTGATATCTTATTTATCGAGGCCAGCGTGTCGAAAGGTTCGGGCAAACTCAATATCACCGGTCAGCTTGGTGATGTGATGAAAGAATCAGCTATGTTGGCTGTTTCCTATCTGAAAGCACATTCCGAAGAAATTGGTATTCCCGAGGAAGCTTTCAAGTATTGGGATTTACATGTTCACGTACCAGCCGGAGCAGTTCCAAAAGACGGACCCTCTGCCGGAGTATCGCTAATGTCAGCCATTGCTTCTATTTTCACTCAACGTAAAGTGAAAGGCACCATTGCCCTTACCGGCGAGATCACCCTTCGCGGACTTGTTCTGCCTGTTGGTGGAATCAAAGAAAAAGTGCTGGCGGCCAAGCGTGCCGGAATCAAGAAAGTGTTACTTCCAAAGAAAAACGAAAAGGATGTAGCTGAGATCGAAGAAGAAGTACTTGGTGACCTGGAAGTAGAATACCTGGAGCGCATGGATCCATTGCTGGACATCATCCTTGAAGATGAACCCGTACAGGATGCTTCTGATTTCTTTAAAGTAAGTGAAGCCCACAAAGCTTCAGTAACTGGTAAAAATGGTAAGATGCCGGCTAAAGACGTTGACGTAGTTAGTCGAGATGATGACTAG
- a CDS encoding DUF5723 family protein encodes MLAQPVITPRNMALGGGGSTYITDYNANFYNPANLMIRDREGNFSIGVGIGGFFFNPFQNFDTPNLQYENARDYLAAYESGNMTSFDSNRDEILDENYPRNASLSNNTTRYDATILGMKWKRENHSFSLAIRTRTSSNFRVGKGWYLNEFQEDRDGNTVLDRTLIHRYQTLHEVSFGYAESFQFLTGLTPRLDNFIIGIAPKIVVSGNYQNAAWENVYEQQENSIQRIQSFSYDATGEFASSTQAYLNGTNIENANARAFNNDYFTFDGVGAGLDIGVTYLLTLGNDLSAIRPDQQPTRKSLRLSFAMTDIGFVSYNNNELTISTDLDTTNNAVVPNTVSNEMFTGTKGQYISFIEQYAENNPFLNTNRNRTSFSSLLPMAVHGGALLEINRLKLMGDVSIGLTNNAFNSTQIISSFGIELRPLKFLPFRGGVQFKAERPDFLSVGTAIETKNWDFSVAALFTPNSLTNQPTITGVSVATLQFHF; translated from the coding sequence GTGCTTGCACAACCTGTAATCACTCCAAGAAACATGGCTCTCGGAGGTGGTGGAAGTACCTACATTACCGATTATAATGCTAATTTTTATAACCCTGCTAACCTCATGATCAGAGACCGGGAAGGAAACTTCTCAATCGGAGTTGGTATCGGGGGGTTTTTCTTTAATCCTTTTCAGAATTTTGACACTCCAAATCTGCAATATGAAAATGCCCGGGATTATCTGGCTGCCTACGAATCCGGTAATATGACCTCATTTGATTCGAACCGGGATGAAATATTGGATGAGAATTATCCACGTAATGCTTCGCTCTCCAATAACACCACCCGGTACGACGCCACTATTCTTGGCATGAAATGGAAAAGAGAAAATCATTCTTTTTCGCTGGCAATCAGAACACGCACTTCCTCGAACTTTCGTGTTGGCAAGGGTTGGTATTTAAATGAATTTCAGGAAGATAGAGACGGGAATACCGTACTTGATCGAACCTTAATCCACAGATATCAGACATTGCATGAAGTCTCTTTTGGATATGCTGAGTCTTTCCAATTTTTAACAGGGTTAACCCCCCGGCTCGATAATTTCATTATCGGAATTGCTCCAAAAATTGTAGTTAGTGGAAATTACCAGAATGCGGCATGGGAAAATGTTTACGAACAGCAAGAAAATTCCATACAAAGAATTCAGTCTTTTTCCTACGATGCCACCGGGGAATTTGCTTCATCTACCCAAGCATACCTGAACGGTACCAATATTGAAAATGCCAATGCCCGCGCTTTTAATAACGACTATTTCACTTTTGACGGAGTTGGTGCCGGGTTGGATATCGGTGTTACCTATCTGCTCACTCTTGGAAATGATCTTTCTGCCATTCGTCCTGATCAGCAGCCAACCCGAAAATCTCTACGGTTGTCTTTTGCCATGACTGACATTGGCTTTGTTTCTTATAACAACAACGAACTTACGATATCTACTGACCTCGACACTACCAATAATGCTGTAGTGCCGAATACTGTCAGTAATGAAATGTTTACCGGCACCAAAGGGCAGTACATTTCTTTTATTGAACAATATGCTGAAAATAACCCTTTCCTGAATACGAACAGAAACAGAACTTCTTTCTCCTCGCTTTTACCGATGGCCGTTCATGGAGGTGCCTTGCTTGAAATAAACCGATTAAAGCTGATGGGTGATGTAAGTATCGGACTCACAAACAATGCTTTTAATTCAACCCAAATAATTTCCTCTTTTGGAATTGAACTGCGCCCCTTAAAGTTTCTGCCGTTCCGGGGCGGTGTACAGTTTAAGGCTGAACGTCCGGATTTTCTGAGTGTAGGTACAGCTATTGAAACAAAGAACTGGGATTTTTCGGTTGCCGCCCTCTTTACACCCAACTCACTCACAAATCAACCCACAATAACCGGAGTTTCGGTAGCTACCCTTCAGTTCCACTTTTAA
- a CDS encoding UvrD-helicase domain-containing protein — protein MKTFSLPSEEPKGRPDFLSGLNKQQKQAVTHTDGPLLIVAGAGSGKTRVLTYRIAYLLQQYKAAPEQILALTFTNKAAREMKERIQNLIGDKAKKLWMGTFHSIFSKILRFEADKIGFGSDFTIYDTSDSQTVIKQILQELNFDPKEIKPKTIHNKISDSKNQLIEADMYQDRFVSSTLDDITARVYKIYNKRLKQSNAMDFDDLLVKPIQLFEEHPEILEKYQDRFKYILIDEYQDTNHAQYKVTKLLAAKYENICVVGDDAQSIYSFRGADISNILNFKEDYENATQVPLEQNYRSTKAILQCADSIIKQNTKQLDKTLWTEQDYGERITVLENFDERDEANRVASHIQNLNIKHGYKNNDFAILYRTNYQSRVFEEALRRKDLAYQLVGGLSFYQRKEIKDVLAYLTLLVNPHDETNLLRIINEPSRGIGNKSIQDLIKQAREESSSIWNIIQDIEDLDVYKPAKARVREFVDMINRLRSNLENGESIMDTVKAMLEQSGYMRALVEENSHESMMRRDNIIELQNAISYYEKGKEKPSLSAFLQEISLITDTDKFDEDKPAITLMTVHASKGLEFPCVFIVGLEENLFPMGARDNFDVDIEEERRLFYVAITRAEERLYFSHCRSRFKFGEEMRQGRSRFLDEVDAGVVQTETGATITQKKDRFENKSSGNSDTTIEYDWKQSHTKKTYKSPSATIHYDYEDGEDPFQVGTKVMHSKFGPGKIISRSGLGTDAKVVVFFKNRGQKKLMLRAAPLQVID, from the coding sequence ATGAAAACATTTTCACTTCCATCTGAAGAACCTAAAGGAAGGCCTGATTTTCTTTCAGGGCTTAATAAACAGCAGAAGCAGGCCGTCACCCATACCGATGGCCCACTGCTTATTGTAGCTGGTGCCGGTTCCGGAAAAACAAGGGTATTGACTTACCGGATTGCTTATCTCCTTCAGCAGTACAAAGCAGCACCCGAACAAATTCTGGCACTTACCTTTACCAATAAGGCCGCCCGGGAAATGAAAGAAAGGATTCAGAACCTGATTGGTGATAAGGCCAAAAAACTCTGGATGGGCACCTTCCACTCTATCTTCTCCAAGATTTTGCGGTTTGAAGCCGATAAAATAGGGTTTGGTTCTGACTTCACCATTTATGACACCAGTGATTCACAAACGGTTATTAAGCAGATTCTTCAGGAACTGAACTTTGATCCCAAAGAGATCAAGCCAAAAACTATCCATAACAAGATCAGTGACTCCAAAAATCAGCTTATTGAAGCGGACATGTATCAGGATCGCTTTGTGAGCAGCACGCTGGATGACATCACTGCCCGGGTCTATAAAATCTATAACAAGCGTTTGAAGCAGAGTAACGCTATGGATTTCGATGACCTATTGGTGAAGCCTATTCAGCTATTCGAAGAGCACCCGGAAATTCTGGAAAAGTATCAGGACCGTTTTAAGTATATCCTTATTGATGAGTACCAGGATACCAACCATGCACAGTATAAAGTAACCAAGCTCTTAGCCGCCAAGTACGAAAATATCTGTGTGGTGGGTGATGATGCCCAAAGTATTTACTCTTTTCGCGGAGCTGACATCTCTAATATCCTGAACTTTAAGGAAGACTATGAGAACGCCACTCAGGTTCCTCTGGAGCAGAATTATCGTTCTACAAAAGCTATCCTGCAGTGTGCAGATTCTATTATCAAGCAGAATACCAAGCAACTGGACAAAACCCTATGGACCGAGCAGGATTATGGTGAGCGCATCACCGTTCTGGAAAACTTTGACGAACGTGATGAAGCCAATCGTGTAGCCAGCCATATTCAAAATCTGAATATCAAACATGGCTACAAGAACAATGATTTTGCTATTCTGTATCGGACGAATTATCAGTCACGTGTGTTTGAAGAAGCGCTTCGGCGCAAGGATTTAGCTTACCAGTTAGTGGGCGGGCTATCCTTCTATCAGCGTAAAGAAATCAAAGATGTGCTGGCCTATTTGACGCTTCTGGTTAATCCTCATGATGAAACCAACTTGCTTCGAATCATCAATGAACCTTCCCGTGGGATTGGTAATAAATCTATTCAGGACTTGATCAAGCAGGCCCGGGAAGAAAGCAGTTCTATCTGGAATATCATTCAGGACATTGAAGACCTTGACGTCTACAAACCAGCAAAAGCTCGCGTACGTGAGTTTGTGGATATGATTAACCGCCTTAGAAGCAACCTCGAAAACGGCGAAAGTATTATGGACACCGTGAAGGCCATGCTGGAGCAATCGGGTTATATGCGGGCACTGGTTGAAGAAAATTCTCACGAATCGATGATGCGAAGGGATAACATCATTGAACTTCAGAATGCGATCTCTTATTACGAAAAAGGAAAAGAGAAACCCTCTTTAAGTGCTTTCCTTCAGGAGATAAGTCTGATTACCGATACTGACAAGTTTGATGAAGATAAACCTGCCATCACTTTGATGACAGTTCACGCTTCTAAAGGACTTGAATTCCCTTGTGTATTCATTGTTGGACTGGAAGAAAACCTCTTCCCTATGGGCGCCCGGGATAATTTTGATGTGGATATAGAAGAGGAACGACGGTTATTTTACGTGGCTATTACGCGGGCTGAAGAACGTTTATACTTCAGTCATTGCAGAAGCCGTTTTAAATTTGGTGAAGAAATGCGTCAGGGACGTTCCCGCTTTTTGGATGAAGTTGACGCTGGAGTTGTACAGACAGAGACAGGCGCAACCATCACTCAGAAAAAAGATCGGTTCGAAAATAAATCATCAGGCAATTCTGACACAACCATAGAATACGACTGGAAACAATCTCACACAAAGAAAACCTATAAATCCCCCTCCGCTACCATTCATTATGATTATGAAGATGGGGAAGATCCTTTCCAGGTTGGTACCAAGGTAATGCACTCCAAATTTGGCCCGGGAAAGATCATTTCCAGATCAGGATTAGGAACAGATGCCAAAGTTGTTGTATTTTTCAAAAATAGAGGACAAAAAAAGTTAATGCTCAGAGCAGCACCTTTGCAGGTAATTGATTAG